In one Nicotiana sylvestris chromosome 8, ASM39365v2, whole genome shotgun sequence genomic region, the following are encoded:
- the LOC138874622 gene encoding uncharacterized protein: protein MAPDKQWMELVHDRLDDAYILGVEKFLNYAFTRLEETHEIRCPCIKCCNAISGTRELVRSHLIEHGIIPNYTFWYHHGERLGEAQSDSEFVDDNDIEYGDREDEIHDILRDLYPKFDGDNMNNDGDEFLMEEPNPEAKRFYRVLKDFEQPLYQSSKNSKLSTLVKLLHIKTVDSYYEAKKIIRDLGLSYKKIDTCKNDYMLYWKDDKFLESCKVCGVSRWNEDKHSGETKFKSGKKIPNKILRYFPLKPRLQRLFMSSKKSYLMTWHHDKRVDDGIMRHPADSIAWKKFDELHQYFAAEPRNVRLGLASDGFQPFRNSKITYSIWPVVLIPILFCQ from the exons ATGGCACCTGATAAGCAATGGATGGAACTTGTTCATGATCGATTAGATGATGCTTACATACTTGGGGTAGAGAAATTTTTGAATTATGCTTTTACAAGATTGGAAGAAACGCATGAAATACGTTGTCCATGCATCAAATGTTGTAATGCAATTTCAGGAACACGTGAGCTGGTTAGATCACATTTAATAGAACATGGGATAAtcccaaattatactttttggtaTCACCATGGGGAAAGGTTAGGTGAGGCGCAGTCAGATTCTGAATTTGTAGATGATAATGACATTGAATATGGTGATCGTGAGGATGAAATACATGACATTTTAAGAGATCTTTATCCCAAATTTGATGGAGACAATATGAACAATGATGGTGATGAGTTTCTCATGGAGGAACCAAATCCTGAAGCAAAAAGATTCTATAGGGTCTTAAAGGATTTTGAGCAACCCTTGTACCAAAGTTCAAAAAATTCTAAACTTTCTACTTTGGTTAAATTGCTTCATATTAAAACTGTTG ATTCATATTATGAGGCAAAGAAGATTATTCGGGACCTTGGGCTTTCTTACAAAAAGATTGATACATGTAAGAATGATTATATGTTATATTGGAAGGATGATAAGTTTCTTGAATCTTGCAAAGTTTGTGGCGTATCTAGATGGAACGAGGATAAACATAGTGGAGAAACCAAATTTAAAAGTGGGAAAAAGATACCAAACAAGATTTTACGTTATTTTCCTCTAAAGCCAAGACTTCAAAGATTGTTTATGTCCTCAAAGAAATCTTATTTAATGACATGGCATCATGACAAAAGAGTTGATGATGGAATAATGAGGCACCCAGCTGATTCAATAGCATGGAAAAAATTTGATGAACTTCACCAATATTTTGCAGCTGAGCCTCGTAATGTTCGACTTGGACTTGCTAGTGATGGTTTTCAACCATTTAGAAATTCCAAAATTACATATAGTATTTGGCCTGTGGTACTTATTCCTATTTTATTTTGTCAATGA